One stretch of Pyrenophora tritici-repentis strain M4 chromosome 4, whole genome shotgun sequence DNA includes these proteins:
- a CDS encoding Atrophin-1 multi-domain protein has translation MAQFRGMVHGLASESRRLLTEELMFSSKAAPVPAVPWESIRDNPTDERPGWNFLKDHRTNMPVNGERWLFERVGESASIRSRFMKPGTQSGVDRQAIERYMDRVVEFREKLAVLMHITGGQPARGPELLSVRHSNTVQGGHRNIFIEDGMVVFVTRYHKGYKVSGDVKIIHRYLPREVGELVVWYMWLVLPFQQRLEALVWEKEAVSSHMWPADPSGRKWTTDRLREALKRESRIAMGQEWTFAGYREMAIGISRRFLRGSTAFQADEGEENKEWAEEQAGDSIADEQAGHTSHVAGLVYARGIMEQSGAVADRRQQFRASSTDWHRFLGFQAGLDDQRRSSKRKRAPFESEADEARVDRWQRLRKMDARAQLKRMMGEEAKFRGCRRQRSKPSQQARVP, from the coding sequence ATGGCGCAGTTCCGCGGCATGGTACATGGGCTGGCTAGCGAGAGCCGGCGATTATTAACAGAGGAGTTAATGTTTAGCAGCAAGGCAGCGCCGGTGCCGGCAGTGCCATGGGAGAGCATACGTGATAACCCAACCGACGAGCGGCCAGGATGGAACTTTTTGAAGGATCATCGCACAAACATGCCCGTCAACGGCGAGAGGTGGTTATTTGAGCGGGTAGGCGAGAGCGCCAGCATCCGGagtcggttcatgaagcccgggacgcagtcaggggtagaccgacaggcaatagagcgatacatggaccgggtggtagaatttcgcgagaagctggcggtgttaatgcatataacgggtgggcagccagcgcgagggccagagctactgagcgtacggcatagcaacacagtgcaaggggggcatcgcaatatattcatcgaggacggcatggtggtgtttgtgacacggtaccacaagggatacaaagtcagcggcgacgtcaagattatccatcgatatttgccgcgcgaggtgggcgagctggtagtgtggtatatgtggctggtgttgccgttccagcagcggctcgaggcgttggtgtgggagaaggaggcagtttcgtcgcatatgtggccagcagaccccagcggccgcaagtggacgaccgatcggctgcgggaggcgttgaagcgcgagagccggatcgcgatgggccaggagtggacgtttgccgggtaccgggagatggcgattggcatcagccggcggtttttgcgtggatcgacagcgttccaggcagatgagggcgaggagaataaggagtgggctgaggagcaggcaggagattcgattgccgacgagcaggcgggccatacgtcgcacgtggcgggactggtatacgcgcgagggatcatggagcagtcaggggccgtggcggataggcggcagcagttccgggcatcgagcacggattggcatagatttttgggcttccaggcaggcttggacgaccagagaagaagcagcaagcggaagagagcgccgtttgagagcgaggcagacgaggcaagggtggatcggtggcagcggctgaggaagatggacgcgagagcgcagctgaagcgcatgatgggcgaggaggccaagttccgggggtgcaggaggcagcgatcaaagccatcacagcaggcgagagtcccgtag
- a CDS encoding Myosin-tail-1 domain containing protein has protein sequence MNRSRMDESHENSAPEQPSRATAPTSQTKETLERRASGLPRAHGKNNLFDRDVRIPGRYPSLGHTDSVQQPLDISDDSDDELPTTITTRKKGVAFIDHRADLSSPLGIRYPLMSEQRRYSRQSQAEVDTDYFSEAWLSPGPAASLEPLVEHAYERAQFERQPSTSYVIPREDNVTTFDLWENDAQGNPQRKDSLHTTPIGHTNNDQSKALNRLYDQIRDMWRDLGNERKHSDQLGEQLLARDKVIENLHSKDQETQDILEGYKGDVADTQAVLKNCQDQLQSSVATVARLTEELRDARGSAHEDYQQAQNQAENLAARKSAYKDKYRQEHDAHRATLENMKKLQAKLKQATAKVSRPFPPDSSDSEGDDANSPLPALSRQGQRGTQSTKNRYSDDEEYDHRRHPRPKKPEPEAFSGNGTTSADYLKWKMDVTDWFADYPYEFASETKKLSYIRQKTKDKAFGCLQHGYLEPGAEFAHSNEAWSILDSVYKSLNTSIEAQSWYESLNSTMKPTESMGEYIARFNVGTSALRWPDTLKIQFMRNRLPVWWRDMTAMKVLESSLTYLDFCQTLRLLEQSNPQRATTTGNRRGNQSLEGGGGGGAGGNKSTPSNGPRNGGSSSGSGPRGRSDIQVKVLRHLNRCFNCLKKNHTFKATGGYCSKEPVASFDSYPEVQDALEKAIANNGVPVGEPARPKVKGAAASGPPRHEKPPPVQPPAHPLIPPAPSVEDSEEEEELHPNRFVDDSLTLALSPTVEVSSDDESDPDPTLQAIANRVKALKQQSQTGSRITVSAIAAAAIRGDKYQPLVGQQLVFKGIISSHRSSPQHVEIMGDTGCASLFIDSSHARAHKYDLISLSQPATLELADGSLVAGVTHMARVTVTFGTHTEDVLAYVTKLSGVQMILGTPWFQTHEPRVNWKDMSLSFDSEHCLINCIHDHRPCHTQSSRHHKQPLPQVPDPCRKVARHPKAPPPIDVAFISSRVAAAAVCHDQDICITSYDEIGRIAELSDKEWEDTQHLRAAGAKVLPEDYEKFRDKMERPHMTRQEILKRLPKVLHPLYQGFDPKEADELPELRGNLDHKIELKLDDTGQPPKPSFQRLRPMSRDEARAVKLYVDDMIKKGHVERSTSAWAAPLLVVRKPGGGIRICVDYRGLNAHTVKNRNAPPLIRDMLAKLSKSRYFSKVDVIAAFNKIRIKEEHKHLSAFITPYGLYQYTVMPFGMCNSPGTFQAYINDVLHEYLDEFCMAYLDDVIIFSETLDQHEKHLVQVVSRLADAGLPMDILKSDFITTEVKFLGLIITADGIKMDPDKVSAIQDWKLPQSLKDVQAFLGFANFYRRFIRGFSDIAKPLTHLTKGDPKLFKMTKEAERSFLALKVAFCSDVVLAHFDPDLKTIVETDASDYVYAAVLSQVQPDGSVRPVAYLSKKMSPTECNYEIYDKELLAIVRAFEEWRPELAGVPEAVEVLTDHRGLEYFRSKRNLNRRQARWAEFLEEFDFRIQYRPGKQGTKPDSLTRRTGDLPDSVTDDRVQHQCQTILGSNRWGGSYAAVRLAGVCLGDNPCDLGSVLTLMQESGEGASLSTSTMLVGLARFSLKGTHDPYDDIEGADDRPLDDVLLELCLSDPRLRDVKTALASNDRRIPHYLIAEGIRMELADLEASNDGKLFIGNGRLVVPFSEKLRTRIIAHIHNSLPGGHGGRTTTYQQVSQWYYWQGMTNTIARFTNNCLTCKRSKVNRTAKHSLLHPLPVPTQYWDDISIDFITPLPKSTWCGHSYQHIMVVVDRLSKMKKFIAMENLEVPTVVDKFMEYIWKEEGYPRTLVSDRGRQFTSHFWNRLCAQVGTHPKLSTSHHPETDGQTENANADLKQYLRAYVNYLQTDWAQLLPLAEFEANSAISTATGLSPFLATKGRQPRSGLEPAHLLRPLNNHPTIAQQQRNADALAQRIDTTRTFLRQQILWAQDKMKEFADANRYPAPRFDVGDWVMLNARHIKTERPVKSLDHKNIGPYQITRVIDNMAYELDLPPQLKAIFPAFHPWLLQPRCRSPEVHLGNDGVTEYVVSQVLDSRIRRNLVDPHTGERGLLQYKVEWVGDDQSEPWQPYHNLRSCKESVQDFHSRNPGRPGPHATFHDYDDDGQLAIALLQLLDSKYSNKFAPQSEL, from the exons ATGAACCGCTCCCGTATGGACGAGAGCCACGAGAACTCAGCCCCCGAACAGCCTTCGCGTGCGACGGCGCCCACCTCCCAGACCAAAGAAACCCTAGAGCGTCGCGCCAGCGGCCTCCCCCGAGCACACGGCAAGAACAACCTCTTCGACAGGGACGTACGCATTCCAGGACGCTACCCCTCCCTCGGCCACACCGATAGTGTACAGCAGCCACTGGACATTTCCGACGACTCTGACGACGAGCTTCCGACCACAATCACTACGCGCAAGAAGGGCGTGGCCTTCATAGACCATCGCGCCGACTTGAGCAGCCCATTGGGCATACGCTACCCATTAATGAGCGAGCAACGCCGCTACTCGCGCCAGTCTCAGGCCGAAGTCGACACTGATTATTTTTCTGAAGCGTGGCTCTCACCTGGACCCGCCGCGTCCTTAGAACCCCTAGTTGAACACGCCTACGAGCGTGCGCAATTCGAGCGACAGCCCTCTACGTCCTACGTCATTCCTCGCGAGGATAACGTGACCACCTTCGACCTCTGGGAGAACGATGCGCAAGGCAACCCCCAACGCAAAGATTCTCTCCACACTACGCCTATCGGACATACGAATAATGACCAGTCTAAGGCGTTGAACAGACTATATGATCAAATCCGCGATATGTGGAGAGACCTCGGCAACGAGCGCAAACACAGCGATCAGTTAGGCGAACAGCTTCTCGCAAGAGACAAGGTCATCGAAAACCTCCACAGCAAGGATCAAGAAACCCAAGATATCCTTGAGGGTTACAAGGGCGACGTCGCTGACACACAGGCTGTCCTTAAGAACTGCCAGGACCAACTTCAGTCTTCCGTCGCTACAGTTGCACGCCTAACCGAGGAGCTCCGCGACGCGCGCGGAAGCGCTCACGAAGACTACCAGCAGGCCCAGAACCAGGCAGAGAACCTCGCCGCCCGCAAATCGGCCTACAAGGACAAATACCGACAGGAGCACGACGCCCACCGAGCCACATTAGAGAATATGAAGAAACTCCAGGCTAAGCTAAAACAGGCTACAGCCAAGGTTTCTAG GCCCTTCCCCCCAGACTCATCGGACTCTGAAGGCGACGATGCCAACAGTCCTCTACCAGCCCTCTCTCGCCAAGGTCAGCGCGGCACTCAGTCTACGAAAAATCGATACTCCGATGACGAAGAGTACGATCACCGTCGCCACCCCCGCCCAAAGAAACCTGAACCTGAGGCATTCTCCGGTAATGGCACCACTTCCGCCGACTATCTTAAGTGGAAGATGGACGTCACCGATTGGTTTGCTGATTATCCCTACGAGTTCGCCTCAGAAACCAAGAAGCTTAGCTACATCCGCCAGAAGACCAAGGACAAGGCTTTCGGATGCCTCCAGCATGGGTACCTCGAACCTGGAGCTGAGTTCGCGCACAGTAACGAGGCTTGGTCTATCCTTGACTCTGTCTATAAGTCGCTGAACACTAGCATCGAAGCTCAGTCCTGGTATGAGAGCTTGAATTCCACTATGAAGCCCACAGAGTCTATGGGTGAGTACATCGCCCGCTTTAACGTCGGCACCTCGGCCCTTCGTTGGCCCGACACCCTCAAGATCCAGTTCATGCGCAACCGGCTGCCTGTATGGTGGCGCGACATGACCGCCATGAAAGTCTTAGAGTCTAGCCTCACCTACCTTGACTTCTGTCAAACCCTTCGTCTCCTCGAACAGTCCAACCCACAACGAGCCACTACAACTGGCAACCGTAGAGGAAATCAGAGTTTAGAAGGTGGCGGGGGCGGCGGAGCAGGCGGCAATAAGTCCACTCCCTCTAACGGACCCCGGAACGGTGGATCCAGCTCGGGATCTGGCCCCCGTGGCCGCTCTGACATCCAGGTCAAGGTCCTCCGTCACTTAAATCGTTGTTTCAACTGTCTTAAGAAGAATCACACCTTTAAGGCTACAGGAGGTTACTGCTCTAAGGAGCCGGTCGCCTCTTTTGACTCGTACCCCGAAGTTCAGGACGCTCTTGAGAAGGCTATTGCTAACAATGGCGTACCCGTCGGAGAGCCAGCCCGCCCTAAGGTCAAGGGCGCCGCAGCTAGC GGACCTCCCCGGCATGAGAAGCCACCCCCAGTACAACCACCAGCACATCCCCTAATTCCCCCTGCCCCTTCTGTCGAAGacagcgaagaagaagaggagttaCATCCTAACCGCTTTGTCGACGATTCTTTGACCCTAGCCCTTTCCCCTACCGTAGAAGTCAGCTCTGACGATGAGTCCGACCCGGATCCAACACTCCAGGCAATTGCGAACCGTGTCAAGGCTCTAAAACAACAGAGCCAGACTGGATCCCGGATCACCGTCTCGGCCATTGCTGCCGCCGCTATACGCGGTGATAAGTATCAGCCTCTAGTAGGCCAGCAATTAGTCTTTAAAGGAATCATTTCTTCTCATCGCTCCTCTCCTCAACACGTCGAAATCATGGGTGACACTGGTTGTGCTTCTCTCTTCATTGATTCTTCTCATGCCCGCGCACATAAATACGACCTTATCTCTCTCTCCCAGCCTGCTACTCTAGAACTCGCTGATGGCTCTCTAGTGGCAGGCGTTACCCATATGGCCCGGGTAACTGTCACATTTGGCACCCACACCGAAGATGTCCTAGCCTATGTCACCAAACTCTCTGGTGTCCAAATGATCCTAGGAACGCCCTGGTTCCAAACCCATGAACCCCGAGTTAACTGGAAAGACATGTCTCTAAGTTTTGACTCGGAGCACTGTCTAATTAACTGTatccacgaccaccgaccCTGTCACACTCAGAGCAGCCGGCACCACAAGCAACCTCTCCCCCAGGTCCCTGACCCTTGCCGGAAGGTTGCTCGTCACCCCAAAGCACCCCCACCAATTGATGTAGCTTTCATCTCTAGCCGCGTAGCCGCGGCAGCCGTCTGTCACGACCAGGACATTTGTATCACCTCTTACGATGAAATCGGCCGCATCGCCGAGCTATCCGACAAGGAATGGGAGGACACTCAGCACCTACGTGCTGCAGGAGCCAAAGTGCTCCCAGAGGATTACGAGAAGTTCCGCGACAAGATGGAACGTCCGCACATGACGAGACAAGAAATCCTCAAGCGATTACCTAAGGTCCTTCATCCCTTGTACCAAGGTTTTGACCCTAAAGAAGCGGACGAGCTCCCAGAGCTCCGGGGTAACCTTGACCACAAAATCGAACTTAAGCTCGACGATACTGGCCAGCCGCCTAAGCCGTCATTCCAGCGTCTACGCCCAATGTCCCGAGATGAAGCCCGAGCGGTGAAActctatgtggacgacatgATCAAGAAAGGACACGTCGAACGCAGCACTTCCGCCTGGGCCGCACCCCTTCTTGTTGTGCGCAAGCCAGGTGGAGGCATCCGCATATGCGTCGACTATCGCGGTCTGAACgcccacactgtcaagaACCGAAATGCCCCACCACTAATCCGGGACATGCTTGCTAAGCTCTCAAAATCGCGATACTTCTCCAAGGTAGATGTGATCGCCGCATTCAATAAGATACGCATCAAAGAAGAACATAAACACCTCTCCGCCTTCATCACGCCCTACGGACTGTACCAATACACTGTTATGCCCTTCGGCATGTGCAATAGCCCAGGAACCTTCCAAGCATACATTAACGACGTCCTACACGAATATCTCGATGAGTTCTGCATGGCTTACTTAGACGATGTAATTATCTTTAGTGAGACTCTTGATCAACACGAGAAGCACCTAGTACAGGTAGTCTCTCGGCTCGCAGACGCCGGATTGCCTATGGACATTCTTAAATCCGACTTCATAACGACAGAGGTTAAATTCCTCGGGCTTATCATCACCGCCGACGGTATTAAAATGGACCCAGACAAAGTCAGCGCCATTCAGGACTGGAAGCTTCCGCAATCTCTAAAAGATGTACAAGCCTTTTTAGGTTTTGCTAACTTCTACCGCCGATTTATACGCGGTTTCTCGGATATCGCAAAACCTTTAACGCATCTCACTAAGGGCGACCCTAAGCTATTCAAGATGACTAAAGAAGCTGAGCGCTCCTTCCTCGCACTGAAAGTCGCCTTCTGTAGCGACGTGGTGCTCGCCCACTTTGACCCCGACCTAAAGACTATCGTAGAAACTGACGCGTCTGACTATGTGTACGCAGCAGTGCTCTCCCAGGTCCAGCCAGACGGATCAGTCCGGCCGGTCGCCTATCTCTCAAAGAAGATGTCGCCCACAGAGTGTAATTACGAGAtatacgacaaggagctcctcGCTATAGTCCGCGCCTTCGAGGAATGGAGGCCAGAACTCGCAGGAGTTCCTGAGGCGGTAGAAGTGCTAACAGACCATCGCGGGCTCGAATACTTCCGCTCTAAACGCAATCTCAATCGTCGACAAGCCCGCTGGGCTGAGTTCCTAGAGGAATTCGACTTTCGCATACAATACCGCCCTGGTAAACAGGGTACTAAACCCGACAGCCTTACCCGCCGGACAGGAGACTTGCCAGACTCAGTCACGGACGACCGGGTCCAGCACCAATGCCAGACTATCCTAGGTTCCAACCGATGGGGCGGCAGCTATGCCGCTGTACGCCTCGCCGGAGTATGCCTGGGCGACAATCCTTGCGACCTAGGCTCCGTCCTTACACTGATGCAAGAGAGCGGCGAAGGCGCTTCACTGTCCACCTCTACAATGTTGGTAGGGTTAGCCCGCTTCTCCCTAAAGGGCACCCATGACCCATATGACGACATCGAAGGAGCCGACGATCGCCCCCTCGACGATGTCCTCTTAGAACTCTGCCTTAGCGACCCACGCCTACGCGATGTAAAGACAGCCCTCGCTTCTAATGACCGCCGTATCCCACATTACCTCATAGCGGAAGGCATTCGGATGGAACTAGCCGACCTAGAAGCCAGCAACGACGGCAAGCTATTTATTGGCAACGGGCGTCTTGTCGTCCCCTTCAGTGAGAAACTCCGTACGAGGATTATCGCACACATCCACAATAGCCTACCGGGCGGCCACGGAGGTCGCACGACGACGTACCAACAAGTAAGCCAGTGGTACTACTGGCAGGGCATGACGAACACAATTGCGCGCTTTACCAACAACTGTCTAACCTGTAAACGCTCTAAGGTTAACCGCACCGCCAAACATAGTTTGCTTCACCCGCTGCCTGTCCCTACTCAGTACTGGGATGACATATCCATCGACTTCATCACCCCACTGCCTAAGTCAACCTGGTGTGGTCACTCTTACCAACACATCATGGTCGTGGTTGACCGTCTATCAAAAATGAAGAAGTTCATTGCAATGGAAAACCTAGAGGTGCCTACAGTCGTTGACAAGTTTATGGAATACATCTGGAAAGAGGAAGGATACCCAAGGACTCTTGTATCAGATCGGGGCCGCCAATTCACGTCACATTTCTGGAATCGCCTGTGTGCCCAGGTGGGAACGCACCCTAAACTCTCTACCTCCCATCACCCAGAAACCGACGGTCAGACCGAGAATGCAAACGCCGATCTCAAACAATACCTAAGGGCGTACGTTAACTACCTACAGACGGATTGGGCCCAGCTATTGCCTTTAGCAGAATTTGAAGCCAATTCGGCCATTAGCACAGCTACCGGGTTATCTCCGTTCCTCGCCACAAAGGGACGCCAACCGCGATCTGGACTGGAGCCCGCTCACCTTCTGCGCCCCCTTAACAACCACCCTACTATCGCCCAACAGCAACGGAACGCTGATGCCCTCGCCCAGCGCATTGACACAACGCGCACCTTCCTGCGACAACAAATCCTATGGGCTCAAGACAAGATGAAAGAGTTCGCAGACGCGAACCGATACCCAGCACCACGGTTCGACGTGGGTGACTGGGTGATGCTGAACGCCCGCCACATTAAAACCGAAAGACCAGTTAAGTCACTAGACCACAAGAATATAGGGCCATACCAGATCACTCGGGTCATTGACAACATGGCCTACGAACTAGACCTCCCTCCTCAGCTTAAAGCTATCTTCCCAGCCTTCCACCCATGGCTCCTACAACC GCGATGCCGCTCCCCCGAAGTCCACCTTGGCAACGATGGAGTCACAGAATACGTGGTCTCCCAAGTCCTAGACTCTCGCATACGACGCAATCTCGTCGACCCTCACACAGGTGAGCGTGGATTGCTGCAATACAAGGTGGAATGGGTGGGCGACGATCAGTCAGAGCCATGGCAGCCCTACCATAACCTGCGCAGCTGTAAAGAGTCAGTCCAGGACTTTCACAGCCGCAACCCTGGCCGACCAGGACCACACGCCACATTTCATGACTACGATGACGACGGACAGCTCGCTATAGCCCTGCTCCAGCTACTAGATAGCAAGTACTCAAATAAGTTTGCGCCTCAGTCGGAACTTTGA
- a CDS encoding Retrotrans-gag domain containing protein, producing the protein MSSPGDTNMTTNDSNQLLQSLLQRLEDMSTRMERLEASSHEPPQTPGHNTDATTDPTPTSETSNTSVPIIPKPRHSLPHPPTFGGNKSQWRGWKLEMEGKIEEDAQAIGSLKAQLRYVYMRLDGAAKTNVTTYYEIQVKEESPNPFKLLDRLELLYGERNRKEKAIQNLYSIRQKDDETFISFYPRFEKEMANADAESWPEHTKISYLRNALSGRIKDRLVGTSGTETSTYARFAQKCVDLSNDMELFGQWTKTTRRYGSRTAENAPTYEPPAKSNNATLTAASPEDMMEWEPTQPTTTQVNAVGLRGKTNMNGYPSRRPEDRELIGKRAKWVNQEEIDARRQERRCLRCGRNNCRIATCPLAAALRPTHVSVKTAKSTVVTKAAVEEEDPEDSEAEQ; encoded by the coding sequence ATGAGCTCCCCCGGGGATACTAACATGACGACGAACGATTCGAACCAGCTGTTACAGTCGCTACTACAGAGACTTGAAGACATGAGCACTAGGATGGAGAGGCTGGAAGCATCATCGCACGAGCCACCTCAAACGCCTGGTCACAATACAGACGCCACCACTGATCCGACGCCAACCTCCGAGACTTCGAACACATCTGTGCCTATAATCCCAAAGCCGCGGCACAGCTTACCCCACCCGCCTACGTTTGGTGGAAACAAATCacaatggcgaggatggaagctagagatggagggcaagatcgaagaagacgcgcaAGCTATTGGAAGCCTAAAAGCTCAGCTACGCTACGTCTACATGCGTCTTGATGGGGCAGCGAAAACCAACGTTACAACATACTACGAGATACAAGTTAAAGAAGAATCGCCAAACCCTTTCAAGCTGCTTGACCGCCTTGAACTCCTCTACGGCGAACGAAATCGGAAGGAGAAAGCCATTCAGAACCTCTACTCTATACGCCAGAAGGACGACGAGACGTTTATTTCCTTCTATCCACggtttgagaaagagatggcCAACGCTGACGCAGAAAGCTGGCCTGAGCATACGAAGATATCCTACTTACGAAATGCATTAAGTGGTAGGATAAAGGATAGGCTTGTTGGTACATCAGGGACAGAAACAAGCACATACGCAAGGTTCGCTCAGAAGTGTGTAGATCTTAGCAACGACATGGAGTTGTTCGGCCAATGGACGAAAACAACCCGTCGTTACGGTAGCCGAACTGCTGAAAATGCACCAACCTATGAACCACCAGCAAAATCGAATAATGCCACTCTCACAGCAGCTTCCCCTGAAGACATGATGGAATGGGAACCTACGCAGCCTACAACTACCCAAGTGAACGCTGTCGGCCTCCGCGGCAAGACCAACATGAATGGATATCCATCTAGGCGTCCTGAGGACCGAGAACTTATTGGAAAACGAGCAAAATGGGTCAACCAAGAGGAAATCGATGCTCGACGCCAGGAACGACGCTGTCTTCGATGCGGCCGCAACAATTGCCGAATAGCTACATGCCCGTTGGCAGCCGCTCTACGACCAACTCACGTTAGCGTCAAGACAGCAAAGAGTACTGTGGTCACCAAGGCAGctgtagaggaggaagatcCAGAAGACTCCGAAGCAGAGCAATAG
- a CDS encoding ComEC, membrane metal-binding protein, whose protein sequence is MLVITPTATTTPVFTAASTNIATAAPTLPILAIHSVLAALAIPAAPAVLAASALANYAPTISALTALTPAAFTLNAPTPTVTALIAATLNALALTAIALATLAILATTTLLPLLLLLFLLLLLLRLLLLRPALATLTPTALTPPHSAILPITASALATSSISTIPVLLAALAFPAVPAVSTALFCPLPPTPPPPAVTAVSVAATAPLVAALTTLATFAFLAALNIFAINPTASVLAAPDTLTISTVLTLSLVLVTCTALNILITTPTTPAPVAASAPAILAAYNILTSTSYLLQLIYTSGYCYCYCYSPTFAILATLTVLTILAVLTILAVLTILAVLIILAASAVLTILAVLVVLAASAVLTILAVLVVLAASAVLTILAVLVVLAASAVLSTLTALTILAVPAVLAIATINLIVNSLAVRPFLALPLLLLLSSQSSQSP, encoded by the exons atgctcgttattactcctacggctactactacacctgtgtttactgccgcttctacaaatatcgccactgcggcccctacgcttcctattcttgctatccactccgtccttgctgctctcgccattccagctgctcctgctgtcctcgctgcttctgctctcgctaattacgctcctactatttccgcccttactgctcttactcctgcagcttttactcttaatgcgcctactcctacggttactgctcttattgctgctactcttaatgctctagctctcactgctattgctctcgctactctcgctattcttgctactactact ctcctacccttgctactcctgctattcttactgctcctgctcctacggctcttacttctacgtcctgctcttgctactcttactcctaccgctcttactcctccgcattccgcaatcctccctattactgcttctgctctcgccacttcctctatctctactatccccgtccttcttgctgctctcgctttccccgctgttcccgctgtctctactgctctcttctgccccttacctcctacgcctcctccacctgcggtaactgcggtttcggtggccgctaccgctcctcttgtcgctgctcttactaccctcgctactttcgctttccttgctgctcttaatatcttcgctatcaatcctacggcttctgttctcgctgctcctgatactcttactatctctactgtccttactttgtcccttgtccttgtaacttgcactgctcttaatattcttattactactcctactacccctgcacctgttgccgcttctgcccctgctatccttgctgcttataatatccttacttctacctcttacctcttacagcttatatacacctccggctactgctattgctactgctactctcctactttcgctatcctcgctactcttactgtccttactatcctcgctgttcttactatcctcgctgttcttactatcctcgctgtcctcattatcctcgctgcttccgctgtccttacaatcctcgctgtcctcgttgtcctcgctgcttccgctgtccttacaatcctcgctgtcctcgttgtcctcgctgcttccgctgtccttacaatcctcgctgtcctcgttgtcctcgctgcttccgctgtcctttctacccttactgcccttactatcctcgctgttcccgctgtccttgcaatcgctacaattaacttaatagttaattcccttgccgttcgcccctttcttgcgctgcccttgttgctcttactgtcctcgcaatcatcgcaatcaccttaa